In one window of Halomarina pelagica DNA:
- a CDS encoding DUF5518 domain-containing protein, giving the protein MAEGETLLNAVIGAIVTVVLSFVPLSPVIGGAVAGYLQRGDRRAGASVGALSGVFASLPLVGALLFLGGVLTFVPVIDTLTPLVGTVGVALVVGAFLAVALVAALLGALGGFIGVYVRQETRVGAS; this is encoded by the coding sequence ATGGCAGAGGGTGAGACGTTGCTTAACGCCGTTATCGGCGCGATCGTGACCGTCGTGTTGTCGTTCGTTCCGCTGTCGCCCGTCATCGGGGGGGCCGTGGCGGGGTACCTCCAGCGCGGGGACCGCCGCGCCGGCGCGAGCGTCGGGGCGCTGTCGGGCGTGTTCGCCTCCCTCCCGCTCGTCGGCGCGCTGCTGTTTCTCGGCGGCGTCCTCACGTTCGTCCCGGTGATCGACACCCTCACGCCGCTCGTCGGGACCGTCGGCGTCGCGCTCGTCGTCGGCGCGTTCCTCGCCGTCGCGCTCGTCGCCGCCCTCCTCGGCGCGCTCGGCGGGTTCATCGGCGTCTACGTTCGACAGGAGACCCGCGTCGGGGCGTCGTAG